The following are from one region of the Shinella sp. PSBB067 genome:
- the uvrC gene encoding excinuclease ABC subunit UvrC yields the protein MNGRKVEDGGILYDENETDEEDELQESPPEGGAAPAIATPGIDWNEGGDVPEGLVGAERIQAIVKRLPNSPGVYRMFNAAGDVLYVGKARSLKKRVTNYAQGRGHSNRITQMIRLTANMEFVTTRTETEALLLEANLIKRLRPRFNVLLRDDKSFPYILVTGDSRAPAIFKHRGARSRKGDYFGPFASAGAVGRTINSLQRAFLLRTCTDSVFETRTRPCLLYQIKRCSAPCTHEISDSGYAELVQEAKDFLSGKSQKVKAHMAEAMNAASQDLDFERAAVYRDRLAALSHVQSHQGINPAGVEEADVFAIHHEGGVSCIQVFFFRTGQNWGNRAYFPKADPQLSSAEVLNAFLAQFYDDKPCPRQILLSETVEEIDLLSQALSERSGHKVLISVPQRGEKRDLVDHVVANAREAHGRKLAETASQSRLLEGFAATFKLPYVPRRIEIYDNSHIMGTNAVGGMVVAGPEGFVKGQYRKFNIKSTDITPGDDFGMMKEVMTRRFSRLIKEEGLPDRNADAGAEVADLPFPAWPDVILIDGGQGQMTAVRAILEELGITDQVIAIGVAKGADREAGRERFFMRSIPDFSLPPRDPVLYFVQRLRDEAHRFAIGSHRARRKKELVRNPLDEIGGIGPTRKRALLQHFGTAKAVSRAAMADLMAVSGISESVARLVYNHFHDDAAG from the coding sequence ACGTGCCCGAAGGCCTTGTCGGCGCAGAGCGGATCCAGGCCATCGTCAAGCGCCTGCCGAACAGCCCCGGCGTCTACCGCATGTTCAACGCGGCAGGCGACGTGCTCTATGTCGGCAAGGCACGCAGCCTCAAGAAGCGCGTGACGAACTACGCGCAGGGCCGCGGCCACTCCAACCGCATCACGCAGATGATTCGCCTGACGGCGAACATGGAATTCGTCACTACGCGCACCGAGACCGAGGCGCTGCTGCTGGAGGCGAACCTCATCAAGCGCCTTCGCCCGCGCTTCAACGTGCTGCTGCGCGACGACAAGTCGTTTCCCTATATCCTCGTGACCGGCGACAGCCGGGCGCCGGCGATCTTCAAGCATCGCGGCGCGCGCAGCCGCAAGGGCGACTATTTCGGGCCCTTCGCCTCGGCGGGGGCGGTCGGGCGCACGATCAACTCGCTGCAGCGGGCCTTCCTGCTGCGCACCTGCACCGACAGCGTGTTCGAAACGCGCACGCGGCCGTGCCTGCTCTACCAGATCAAGCGCTGTTCCGCGCCCTGCACCCACGAGATCAGCGATAGCGGCTATGCCGAACTGGTGCAGGAGGCGAAGGACTTCCTCTCCGGCAAGAGCCAGAAGGTGAAGGCGCACATGGCCGAGGCCATGAACGCCGCCTCGCAGGACCTCGATTTCGAGCGCGCCGCCGTCTATCGCGACCGGCTGGCGGCGCTTTCCCACGTCCAGAGCCACCAGGGCATCAATCCGGCGGGTGTCGAGGAGGCCGATGTCTTCGCCATCCATCACGAGGGCGGCGTTTCCTGCATCCAGGTCTTCTTCTTCCGCACCGGGCAGAACTGGGGCAACCGCGCCTATTTCCCGAAGGCCGACCCGCAGCTTTCGAGCGCGGAAGTGCTCAACGCCTTCCTCGCCCAGTTCTACGACGACAAGCCCTGTCCCCGTCAGATCCTGCTTTCTGAGACGGTAGAGGAGATCGACCTTCTCTCGCAGGCGCTTTCCGAACGGTCGGGCCACAAGGTTCTGATCTCCGTCCCGCAGCGCGGCGAAAAGAGGGACCTCGTCGACCATGTGGTGGCCAATGCCCGCGAGGCGCATGGCCGCAAGCTCGCGGAAACCGCCTCGCAGTCGCGCCTGCTCGAAGGCTTCGCCGCGACCTTCAAGCTGCCCTATGTGCCGCGCCGCATCGAGATTTACGACAACTCGCACATCATGGGCACCAATGCCGTCGGCGGCATGGTGGTGGCGGGGCCGGAAGGCTTCGTGAAGGGGCAGTACCGCAAGTTCAACATCAAATCGACCGACATCACGCCCGGCGACGACTTCGGCATGATGAAGGAGGTGATGACACGGCGCTTCTCCCGGCTCATCAAGGAAGAGGGCCTGCCGGACCGCAATGCGGATGCGGGGGCGGAGGTGGCGGACCTGCCCTTCCCCGCCTGGCCGGACGTCATCCTCATCGACGGCGGTCAGGGCCAGATGACGGCGGTGCGCGCCATCCTGGAAGAACTCGGTATCACCGACCAGGTGATCGCCATCGGCGTCGCCAAGGGCGCGGACCGCGAGGCGGGGCGCGAGCGCTTCTTCATGAGGAGCATCCCCGACTTCTCGCTGCCGCCGCGCGATCCGGTGCTCTATTTCGTGCAGCGCCTGCGCGACGAGGCGCACCGCTTCGCCATCGGCTCGCACCGGGCGCGGCGCAAGAAGGAACTGGTCAGGAACCCGCTGGACGAGATCGGCGGCATCGGCCCGACGAGGAAGCGCGCCCTGCTCCAGCATTTCGGCACGGCGAAGGCCGTCTCCCGCGCGGCGATGGCCGACCTGATGGCCGTGAGCGGTATTTCGGAAAGCGTGGCGCGCCTCGTCTACAATCACTTTCACGACGATGCGGCGGGATAG